The following is a genomic window from Candidatus Obscuribacterales bacterium.
CCTTATACGTGCCCCATCCTACCAGTGCTAGGTAATACACCGATATGAGGGCTGTGAGGGCGTAGTGCTTATATAGCCATCTAATCACAGGTAGCCCCTCATTCCTCTGATGGTTTCATAAAGTGGCGTTGGGTCAATGTAATCATTGCCGTTCATAATCTCAAAATGCACATGCTGAGTGCCGCCATCGGCCATGCTGTCCAGTTCCTGGGAGCCACCCAAGACATCATGAACCGTTACGTAATCATCTAGCTCAACGTGGGGGCGAACGTAGAAGACTCGATACTTGTAGTTGCCCGCCGTGACTTCCACATAGCGAATCTCGCGGTTGCCAGCATACGGCCAACCTAGCTTGGTCACAGTGCCATTGACCGGCGAGCATATGGCCGTGCCAGGGTTGCACATTAAGTCAATGCCCTTGTGCTTCCTGTTGCCCCTCGGGGCGTCATACCAGCCGCAGCCTTGGGCGTCACACTTGCGCTTTGGCAGAGAGTAAAATGATGCGCTCATGTTGCTGGCGGTGT
Proteins encoded in this region:
- a CDS encoding M23 family metallopeptidase, with translation MSASFYSLPKRKCDAQGCGWYDAPRGNRKHKGIDLMCNPGTAICSPVNGTVTKLGWPYAGNREIRYVEVTAGNYKYRVFYVRPHVELDDYVTVHDVLGGSQELDSMADGGTQHVHFEIMNGNDYIDPTPLYETIRGMRGYL